GCCGGACGGAACAGGACTGACTCCTTTCTGGCAAAAATTCCCCGATCGTTATTATGATGTTGCCATTGCAGAAGCTCACGGAGCAGGATTGTCGGCAGGACTTGCCATTTCCGGTATGGTGCCCGTGTTTGCGGTGTATTCTTCGTTTCTGCAACGTGCTTATGACCAACTGATTACCGATGTTTGCGGTATGAATCTGCATTGTGTGTTTGCGGTGGACCGTTCGGGAATTGTTGGGGAAGACGGAGAAACCCATCAGGGTGTTTTTGATATTTCTTATCTGACTGCAATGCCTAACATGACAGTCTTCTCTCCCGCAACCTTTGCTGATTTGCGGTTTATGTTACAAGAAGCAATTGAAGAGTATGATTCTCCTTGTGCCATTCGTTATCATAAGGGCGGTGAGTCCAAAGAAGTTTGTGAGTTGGAACAACCTTATGAAAGAGGAAAAGCGCAGGTGTTGGTAGAAGGAAAGCATGTTTCCATTCTGTGTGATGGTTCTATGGCGGAAGAAGGTTTAAAAGCAACGAAACTGTTAGCGGAACAAGGCGTTTCGGCAGAGCTTATCAATCTGCGTTACATAAAACCGCTGGATTGGGAAACCATCAGCAATTCTTTGAAAAAAACCAAACGGGGTGTTGTGATGGAAAATGCTTGTCAGAACGGCGGTATTTATTCGATGCTGACAGGCGCCACTACGGTACCGCTTCTGTCGGTTTCGATTCCCGATTGCTATGTTCCCCACGGAAAAGTGGAAGAGTTATTTAAAATGTTTCAGATGGATGGCGAAAGCGTCGCAAAACGAATTATGGAGGAATTTTTCCGTTGAAAATCAGACTGGATGTTGCCTTAACCGAACAGGGACTCGCTCCTTCCCGTGAGAAAGCGAAAGCGCTGATTATGGCAGGGCAGGTATATGTGGACGGGCAAAAAGCATATAAAGCAGGCGAAATGATTGAAGATACCCAAAAGCTTACCGTGAAGGAAGAGCTTCCCTTTGTGTCCCGTGGTGGATACAAGTTGGACAAAGGTATCAAAGTCTTCGGCATTGACTTAAAAGATAAAATCTGCGTGGATATTGGCGCCTCTACAGGCGGTTTTACCGACTGTATGCTCCAAAATGGTGCCAAACGTGTGTATGCAGTAGACGTGGGATACGGTCAGTTGGACTGGAAGTTAAGAAGCGATGAGCGTGTGGTGGTGTTAGAACGCACCAATGCTCGGTATCTAACTGACAGGGAAATCCCCGAACGACCTGATTTTTTATCAGCCGATGTGGCTTTCATTTCCTTAAACACCGCATTGTCCACAGCGGTGGATTTATTAAGTGATACCGCAGAACTGATGGTGTTAATCAAACCTCAGTTTGAAGCAGGTAGAGAATTTGTAGGAAAAAAAGGCGTGGTGAAAGATAAAAAGGTTCATCACGATGTTATCGTAAAAGTT
This region of Oscillospiraceae bacterium genomic DNA includes:
- a CDS encoding TlyA family RNA methyltransferase yields the protein MKIRLDVALTEQGLAPSREKAKALIMAGQVYVDGQKAYKAGEMIEDTQKLTVKEELPFVSRGGYKLDKGIKVFGIDLKDKICVDIGASTGGFTDCMLQNGAKRVYAVDVGYGQLDWKLRSDERVVVLERTNARYLTDREIPERPDFLSADVAFISLNTALSTAVDLLSDTAELMVLIKPQFEAGREFVGKKGVVKDKKVHHDVIVKVCEQMIAKGLTLLDLDFSPIKGPEGNIEYLLYMTKRQETSMDYLAKAKEISEASHTTLD